A section of the Paenibacillus aurantius genome encodes:
- a CDS encoding discoidin domain-containing protein: MIRFKRLCLSVVASLLPFVQVPVASAESQASAVGDPAVNLALGHPAKASSGTAANAVDGNAATVWQPAAADRQDNMNVWMYVDLGAKKHFNKVLLSLNRADNLKEYKIMVSDDAIAWTEAYVKNQGLSATEGAVFPAVEARYVKVDFTLSKDLNVQLSELAVYSGTEQAAPDNLKRIYFVDEEGKEYLFNGEIRLLKGTAKPMTLKGELDTGEGIDLTNIAKTFLSTTPDVTIDPAGTLIANTVGTALIQAVVRVNGTDVKTGDLWAVVDDPDEFRTEEIVVNSTLTHPRMKTEIGQPALLEPGDTYPGVTVSSNVYGTISGTLLLDGETAKAAIPQTPLVKGESVKLTVPGKADKQGQYELRLKIEQAGKAPVYDSFYFTAWKEKDIPKNQSGIAFPGKKGKLVYVGDFRGNRILDFSNAGYGGGGVKLPDVKTEVTLAPGDGDDTARIQAAIDQVAQMPAGKDGFRGAVLLKKGKYEVAGTLTITAGGIVLRGEGDGENGTLIYGTGDKARNLIEIGKNIGLTLDPASKKDITDLYVPSGARSFHVDDASAYRVGDKVVVRRVGNDRWIHEIGMDYIYNRPGGGATQWTAFNLDFDRIITAVDGNTVTVDAPIANAIERKWGGGQLYKYSDDARIEQVGVESMRVDTEFDPSVIDTVMDNGTTDPYYADEKHAERFVVFNAVKNGWVRNVTGYHLSYSLVQMSRNAKWITVQDSKMYDMVSIITGGRRYVFHIMGQLNLVQRVHVETARHAFVVDSRVQGPNVFLDGTATDNYNTSEPHHRWSVGGLFDSIKAPISIRDRAWLGSGHGWAGANYVTWNTEGELTSQQPPTAQNYAIGHVGEKVPGLVPSDYDSRPRSDGYWDSFGKHVGLKSLYKQQLEDRLGKKALKNIKADGDQEDEHDEEDGRYEDDN, encoded by the coding sequence ATGATCAGGTTCAAACGTCTTTGTCTAAGTGTCGTTGCTTCGCTGCTGCCATTCGTTCAGGTTCCCGTCGCCTCGGCGGAATCGCAGGCTTCCGCCGTAGGTGATCCGGCGGTCAATCTTGCGCTCGGGCACCCCGCCAAGGCCAGCTCGGGAACGGCCGCGAACGCCGTTGACGGCAATGCCGCTACCGTGTGGCAGCCGGCCGCTGCAGACCGCCAAGACAACATGAACGTATGGATGTATGTCGATTTGGGGGCAAAGAAGCATTTCAACAAAGTCCTACTCAGCCTAAATCGCGCGGATAACTTGAAAGAGTACAAGATTATGGTATCGGACGATGCGATCGCTTGGACGGAGGCGTACGTCAAAAACCAGGGACTCAGCGCTACGGAAGGGGCCGTATTCCCGGCAGTCGAGGCGCGTTATGTCAAAGTCGACTTCACTCTCAGCAAGGACCTGAACGTGCAGCTGTCCGAGCTGGCCGTCTACAGCGGCACGGAACAAGCGGCGCCGGATAACCTGAAGCGGATCTATTTCGTTGACGAAGAAGGGAAAGAGTACCTGTTTAACGGCGAGATCCGCCTGTTGAAGGGCACGGCGAAGCCGATGACACTGAAGGGCGAGCTTGACACCGGAGAAGGGATCGATCTGACGAATATCGCGAAAACCTTCCTGTCCACCACACCGGACGTTACGATCGACCCGGCAGGAACGCTTATAGCGAACACGGTGGGCACTGCCCTCATTCAAGCCGTGGTAAGGGTCAACGGGACGGATGTGAAGACGGGCGACCTGTGGGCGGTCGTCGACGATCCGGACGAATTCCGGACGGAAGAGATCGTCGTGAACTCGACGCTGACCCATCCGAGGATGAAGACCGAGATCGGACAACCCGCCCTTCTGGAACCGGGCGACACCTATCCGGGCGTTACGGTCAGCTCCAACGTATACGGCACGATAAGCGGCACGCTGCTGCTGGACGGTGAGACCGCAAAGGCAGCGATTCCGCAAACCCCGCTCGTCAAGGGAGAGTCGGTTAAGCTTACGGTGCCCGGCAAGGCGGATAAGCAGGGACAGTATGAGCTCCGTCTGAAGATCGAGCAAGCGGGCAAGGCCCCGGTGTACGATTCGTTTTATTTTACGGCTTGGAAAGAGAAGGACATTCCGAAGAACCAAAGCGGGATCGCTTTCCCCGGCAAGAAGGGTAAGCTGGTGTACGTCGGTGACTTCCGGGGCAACCGGATTCTCGATTTCTCTAATGCGGGGTACGGAGGCGGCGGTGTGAAGCTGCCGGACGTGAAGACGGAGGTGACCCTAGCGCCGGGCGATGGCGACGATACGGCGCGCATCCAGGCGGCCATCGACCAGGTGGCGCAGATGCCGGCGGGCAAGGACGGATTCCGGGGGGCGGTCCTGCTGAAGAAAGGCAAGTATGAGGTGGCCGGTACGCTCACGATAACGGCAGGCGGCATCGTGCTCCGCGGCGAAGGCGATGGCGAGAATGGTACACTTATTTACGGTACGGGCGACAAGGCGCGCAATCTGATCGAAATCGGAAAGAATATCGGCCTTACGCTCGATCCCGCATCGAAGAAGGACATCACCGACCTTTATGTTCCCTCCGGTGCCCGTTCGTTCCATGTGGACGACGCAAGCGCCTACCGGGTCGGCGACAAGGTGGTCGTCCGCCGGGTCGGGAACGACCGTTGGATTCACGAGATCGGCATGGACTACATTTACAACCGGCCGGGGGGCGGAGCGACCCAGTGGACGGCTTTCAACCTCGACTTTGACCGGATAATTACGGCCGTTGACGGCAATACGGTGACGGTGGATGCGCCGATTGCGAACGCCATCGAGCGCAAGTGGGGCGGCGGCCAGCTGTACAAATACAGCGATGATGCGCGCATTGAGCAGGTTGGCGTCGAGAGCATGCGGGTCGATACGGAATTCGATCCGAGCGTGATCGATACCGTGATGGACAACGGAACGACCGACCCGTATTACGCCGATGAGAAGCATGCCGAACGCTTCGTCGTGTTCAACGCGGTGAAGAACGGCTGGGTGCGAAACGTAACGGGCTATCACCTGTCTTACTCCCTTGTCCAGATGAGCCGCAACGCCAAGTGGATTACCGTACAGGACAGCAAGATGTACGATATGGTCAGCATCATTACGGGCGGCAGACGCTACGTCTTCCACATCATGGGCCAGCTGAACCTCGTGCAGCGGGTTCACGTCGAGACGGCGCGCCACGCCTTCGTCGTCGACAGCCGCGTGCAGGGGCCGAACGTCTTCCTGGACGGCACGGCGACGGACAACTACAACACGAGCGAACCCCATCACCGTTGGTCGGTCGGCGGCCTGTTCGACAGCATCAAGGCGCCGATCTCGATCCGCGACCGGGCATGGCTCGGCAGCGGCCACGGCTGGGCGGGCGCCAATTACGTGACCTGGAACACGGAAGGAGAGCTCACGAGTCAGCAGCCTCCAACGGCGCAAAACTATGCGATCGGCCACGTCGGCGAGAAGGTGCCGGGCCTCGTGCCCTCCGATTACGACAGCCGCCCGCGCAGCGACGGATACTGGGATTCGTTCGGCAAGCATGTAGGGCTGAAGAGCCTCTACAAGCAGCAGCTGGAGGATCGGCTGGGCAAGAAGGCGTTGAAGAATATTAAGGCGGACGGCGACCAGGAAGACGAACACGATGAGGAAGACGGGCGTTACGAGGACGATAACTAA
- a CDS encoding DUF402 domain-containing protein: MLKRKYGHRPGWSRVLEREYAQEYVDTDDFRGHLSLLRLRQTASPLLARYGERTVCIADSGYEWLQQFPEDAHHSVTVMFDARGMIVQWYVDICLRNGWDGRNPWMDDLFLDLIVLPEGEVIVKDAGELEQALADGVVNRELYELAWNECRRLKELSEQGRFPLLSLAAKHRERLLPELEPG, from the coding sequence ATGCTTAAAAGAAAATACGGCCATCGTCCGGGATGGTCGAGGGTGCTGGAGAGGGAGTATGCTCAAGAGTATGTGGACACGGACGATTTCCGAGGGCATCTAAGCCTGCTTAGGCTTCGCCAAACGGCTTCTCCCCTGCTTGCAAGGTATGGGGAACGTACGGTCTGCATCGCCGACAGCGGGTATGAATGGCTTCAGCAGTTTCCGGAGGATGCTCATCACTCGGTCACCGTGATGTTCGATGCCAGAGGAATGATCGTCCAATGGTACGTGGATATTTGCTTGCGGAACGGATGGGACGGAAGGAATCCCTGGATGGACGATCTTTTTCTTGATCTAATCGTTTTGCCGGAGGGCGAGGTCATCGTGAAAGACGCCGGGGAGCTGGAGCAGGCACTAGCGGACGGCGTGGTAAACCGTGAATTATATGAGCTGGCTTGGAACGAATGCCGCCGACTGAAGGAGCTGAGCGAACAGGGCCGCTTTCCGCTTCTTAGCCTGGCAGCCAAGCATCGGGAGAGGCTTTTGCCGGAATTGGAGCCAGGGTGA
- a CDS encoding acetylglutamate kinase has product MYSYFFPSPYGYYDYRMEVPRTWTNAAVELDRTFRSLWEQHVYWTRLTINSIVDKLADEKETTARLLRNPDDFAAALEPYYGKAAADRFGALLKDHLVIAAELVKDLQAGRKAKAAEAEKRWYRNADDIAALLARINPNWTETEWKKMLHEHLKLVAAEAATRLAGNYKANVDVNERMEAQAMEMADTMTYGVLRQFPMAFEA; this is encoded by the coding sequence ATGTATTCTTATTTCTTTCCCTCCCCGTACGGGTATTACGACTACCGGATGGAAGTTCCCCGGACCTGGACGAATGCGGCGGTCGAGCTGGACCGCACCTTTCGGTCCCTGTGGGAGCAGCATGTGTATTGGACGAGATTGACGATCAACAGCATCGTCGATAAGCTTGCCGATGAGAAAGAAACCACCGCGCGGCTCCTCCGCAACCCGGACGATTTCGCGGCGGCCTTGGAGCCTTATTATGGGAAGGCGGCGGCCGATCGGTTCGGCGCTCTGCTTAAGGACCATCTGGTCATTGCCGCCGAGCTCGTCAAAGACCTGCAGGCGGGCCGTAAGGCCAAAGCGGCCGAAGCCGAGAAGCGGTGGTACCGGAATGCCGACGACATTGCGGCTCTTCTCGCCCGAATCAACCCCAACTGGACGGAGACCGAGTGGAAGAAGATGCTTCACGAGCATCTTAAGCTGGTTGCCGCGGAGGCCGCTACCCGCCTGGCCGGGAATTACAAGGCGAATGTCGATGTGAATGAACGAATGGAAGCCCAGGCCATGGAGATGGCGGACACAATGACCTACGGGGTGCTGAGGCAGTTTCCTATGGCATTTGAAGCGTAG
- a CDS encoding 2'-5' RNA ligase family protein, producing the protein MQHFIGIVPPEEYVERIVAFQKRWPSSRLPQLVEPHITVKAQSGLTEDRQWLERVRKIGAEFPGFSLSLGESKWFARAVLYLDVRSKELHALHAQLVQAVSPTEKQMVRYSELDRFLPHLTLGQTYWGLSEAELAEMEEGVAEALAPYPSFRVTRFRIYQEITTNRYVPLEDVELGG; encoded by the coding sequence ATGCAGCATTTTATCGGGATCGTGCCGCCGGAAGAGTATGTAGAGAGGATTGTCGCCTTTCAAAAAAGATGGCCCAGCAGCCGGCTGCCGCAGCTGGTGGAGCCTCATATTACCGTAAAAGCCCAGAGCGGGCTGACGGAAGACCGGCAATGGCTGGAGAGAGTTCGGAAGATCGGAGCAGAGTTCCCCGGGTTTTCCTTGTCTCTTGGGGAATCCAAGTGGTTCGCGCGGGCGGTTCTTTATCTGGATGTCCGGTCCAAAGAACTTCATGCCCTGCACGCTCAGCTGGTTCAGGCGGTTTCCCCGACTGAAAAGCAGATGGTTAGGTACTCGGAGCTGGACCGGTTCCTTCCTCACCTGACGCTGGGACAGACGTACTGGGGGTTATCGGAGGCGGAGCTCGCCGAAATGGAGGAGGGGGTGGCGGAGGCTCTTGCCCCTTATCCTTCATTCCGGGTGACCCGCTTCCGGATTTATCAGGAAATCACAACGAATCGGTACGTTCCCTTAGAGGACGTGGAACTGGGAGGGTAA
- a CDS encoding DeoR/GlpR family DNA-binding transcription regulator yields MFSDERRDIILELLEKNGRVLAKELADRFELSIDSIRRDLTIMEEKGLLKRTHGGAIPASPVRSAPLPTEQRYGEATPRQKAIAKMAASIIRENDSVFIGGAGIHYGMLEHLPDCPFTVVTNSVTIADALKARESVEVYLIGGKVKSSGNISDSLALDFIRQFSLDTCFLTGGGISANGITTSTPEAAAISREAARVSRKVVALAPYDKVGQDFFAKVLPAEDMDVMITDDEASLNVIQELEAKGVKVLIARPDDEAL; encoded by the coding sequence TTGTTTTCTGACGAACGTCGCGACATCATCCTGGAGCTTCTGGAGAAGAACGGCCGTGTTCTGGCCAAGGAATTGGCCGACCGGTTCGAGCTGTCCATCGATTCCATACGGCGGGATCTTACCATCATGGAGGAGAAAGGACTGCTGAAACGGACTCATGGCGGAGCCATTCCCGCCTCCCCCGTACGAAGCGCTCCCCTCCCTACGGAACAGCGGTATGGGGAAGCCACACCCCGGCAGAAAGCGATCGCCAAAATGGCCGCCTCCATCATCCGGGAGAACGATTCCGTATTTATCGGAGGGGCGGGCATTCACTACGGCATGCTGGAGCATCTGCCCGACTGCCCCTTTACCGTGGTGACCAACTCCGTTACAATCGCCGATGCTTTGAAAGCCAGAGAGTCGGTGGAGGTTTATCTGATCGGCGGCAAGGTCAAGAGCTCGGGCAACATCTCGGATTCGCTCGCCCTCGATTTTATCCGCCAGTTCTCGTTAGACACCTGCTTCCTTACGGGAGGAGGGATTTCCGCGAACGGCATCACCACCTCCACTCCGGAGGCGGCGGCGATCAGCCGCGAAGCCGCAAGGGTGTCCCGGAAGGTAGTCGCCTTGGCTCCTTATGATAAAGTGGGGCAGGACTTTTTTGCCAAGGTGCTCCCGGCGGAAGACATGGATGTGATGATAACGGACGACGAAGCAAGCTTGAACGTCATCCAGGAGTTGGAAGCCAAAGGTGTTAAAGTCCTAATCGCCCGGCCGGACGACGAAGCCTTATAA